In Planococcus shixiaomingii, the DNA window CCCATCCCATAGCTTTCCCTCCTCAGTTTCATCTTAAAGCGTTATTGCCGTTCAATCCTGTCTTTTTGTGCTTTATTCAGACTGTAAAAGCACTTTATTCTTTTTCCAGTTTTTCGCACATAAGCTACCGCACTTAACTTTCCTTTATTAGGAAAAAATAAAGGTTTTTTTGAAAACTATACCAATTAAACAAGAACTTTAGTATGATAAAGATAGATAATTGTACCCCTATAAATAAAATTATCCTTATATAATTAAGTATATCGAACTACAAAGCTGGCCTCGGGCGTAAGGTGTTGTAAAAATGAGTTTACAAAGGAAAAATATAATTTGGTTCTTTTTTCTAATAAGTTATGTGGCTCTCTATTACTTATGGCTATTAACCTGGAAATTTGGCGACAGCATTTTGACACTAGGAGGGAATCTTTTTTCCATTTTTGGAGGCGCAATTGCTACTAGCTGGCTGCTCTTAACTGCTCAAAGAAATTCTAACACCGACAAACCATTTTGGTTTCTTTTAGCAGCCGGCACTTATAACTTTTTTCTTGCTGAGTTCTTATGGCTGACTCACGAAAATCTTTTAAACATCGAAGTTCCTTTTCCAGGGCTTCCTGATTTGTTTTTCCTTTTACAAATTGGATTTTACCTTGCCGCTTTTATTTATAAAGTAATTAAAGAAAAGCAACAACTTGATTTCATCAAATTCATCTTCGATATTTTAATCGTTATGACTGTGGCGTCTACGTTCAGCTGGCATTTTCTTCTTCAGCCATTCATTTCTGTCAGCGAGGTTTCAGCTTTTTCCTTGGCAGTAACACTGGCATATCCTATAGGGGATTTGGCTTTGTTATTTGGGGTCGGTGTCCTATTTTTAGGCATGCAGCAAGCCGGATTCAATAAAACCATTTTCTTTTTATTTGTAGGTTGGTTTATTCAAATTCTGGCAGACTCTTCTTTTTTGTATTTTGTTGCTAAAGACGATTATTCTTCAGGGGGTTTGATTGATCCACTGTTTACTTTAGCTGTTTTGCTGGTGGGATTTGCAGGTCTTGTCGAGAGGGAGAGAACAACAGAAAACCAAGCTTTGCCGATTCAAAAAAGCTCAAACCGAGTACTGAGTACTTTCCGCATCGTTTTTCCATACCTTAATGTAACGATTTTGTTTGTTTTAATGATTTCTCGCTCCGACGGCATTGACTCGCTTACCATCGGTTCAGGGATTTCTATTCTTTTGATAGTTATTAGACAAATTTTTGTGTTAACAGAAAACCAAAAACTGCTTCATCAAGTTCACGCCAAAAAAGAGGCGCCAGAATTTCACATTTCTGAAACAAGACTTCAGTTTCTTGCCTATCATGATTCATTGACAGGACTCGCAAACCGGGCTTTATTTGAGGAAATGCTAAAACAAGCAGTGTCAGATGCCAAACTTTACGGCAGTTCTTTTGCCGTTATGTTTTTAGATCTTGATAATTTCAAAAAAATCAATGACACGATGGGGCATGATGCCGGAGATCAGTTATTGATTTTAATTGCAGATAGACTCAAAGAAAGCACTCGCAAAAATGACGTAGTGGCACGTTTAGGCGGAGATGAATTTACGATATTAATCCGTGATGTTTCCAGCCCTCAAAATACAGCAGTAATTGCAGAGAAAATTCTTCGTTCTTTGTCGCTGCCACACCTTGTAAACGGAGAAAAAATTACAAGTTCTCCAAGTATCGGCATTGCGCTGTATCCGCTGAATGGAACTACTCCAGCGGCTTTATTGAAAAAAGCCGACATGGCCATGTACCAGGTAAAAGATAATGGCAAAGGACATTATCAACTGTTTGAAGAAGATTCAGTTGTAGCGGTAAACAGAAAAACGACAGAGTGCAGGTGATGAATCAATCACCTGCGCTCTTTTTAATTTCCGTTAACGTAATCGCTTTTCAATACGGAAGACATCGCCAAGTTTTTATTTACCCGTTGGGATTGAAGACGGGCCAGTATGATCGACAATTCCGCTTTGTTCAAATCCATTTTACATGAAGTAATTTCAGGGTCCCTCAGCTTCTTTACAGACAAAGCCATCATAGCAATACTCCAACTAAAAACTGTCGAAAGAAAAATCGATAAATGTCTGAAACAGCAGATTACATGTCTAAGAGAGTATAATTCCGACTAAACTACTGGCATATTCATATTTCAGAAAAGATAGAGAAGTGAGAAATTTCATATGTACAAATTTTTTATTTTATTGTATGCTATCAAAATTACAAGCGATGAAGATAAAGATTGTTATCTAATCCGGTTGGAAATTCGCTGGAAATAACTTTCCGGTGGTTATCTTTGTAATCTCTGCCAGTAAGGGGAATGGCAGGTCATTGCGCCAGCATCATAGAGTTTCAGCAGACAAAATTTTGAAAATGGGAGAGTAATAACATGGCTAACAGTCTATTTAGAAGAACAAGCATACCCGCTATGCAAGCAACTGCCGCAAAAGGAAGTGCACTTTCAAAAGAATTGGGAGCATTCGATTTAACCATGCTTGGAATCGGAGCGATTATCGGAACAGGGATATTCGTTTTGACAGGAACCGGTGCCTTGACTGCCGGACCTGCTTTGACCATCTCGTTCATCATTGCCGCCCTCGCTTGCTTTTTCGCAGCATTATCATATGCTGAATTTGCGTCAACCGTGCCTGTTTCAGGATCGGTTTATACGTATACCTATGCAACATTAGGCGAGTTTATCGCTTTTATCATCGGATGGGATTTAATACTTGAATACTTATTGGCCGTTAGTGCGGTCTCAGTTGGTTGGTCAGGTTATTTCCAATCACTTCTAGGCGGTTTCGGCATCAATCTTCCTACAGCCTTATCTGCAGCTCCAGGAGCAGTCCAAGGCGCAACTACTTACTTCAATCTTCCGGCCTTTCTCATTATCATGCTGATTACATTCTTGCTTTCAATCGGTGTTAAAGAGTCAAAACGCGTAAACAATGTCATGGTTGTCATCAAAGTTTCGGTCGTTTTGCTCTTTATTGCTGTTGCTGTTACTTATGTAAAGCCTGTAAATTGGCAGCCATTTACGCCTTTCGGTTTTGACGGTGTATTTGCTGCAGCTGCTCTTGTATTCTTTGCATTTATCGGTTTTGACGCTGTTGCGTCAGCTGCTGAAGAAACGAAAAATCCAAAACGCGACCTGCCGCGGGGCATTATTTTCTCATTGTTGATCTGTACACTTCTTTATGTAATTGTGTCGGCTATTATGACCGGTGTAGTGCCATTCGCACAGTTTGCACAAGCGGTCGATCACCCGATTTCTCTGGTTCTGCAATTATCGGGCCAAAACTGGGTTGCCGGACTTGTTGACTTGGGCGCTATTCTTGGTATGACCACAGTTATGCTGGTTATGCTTTATGGCCAAACTCGCGTCATGTTTGCCATGTCACGAGATGGGTTAATGCCGAAAATCTTTTCGAAAGTAAACTTGAAAACGCACACCCCACTCCGTGCAACATGGATTTTCGGCATTATTGCAGGTTTGCTCGGCGGATTGATTCGTCTGGATGAACTTGCTAAACTTGTAAACATTGGTACGTTATCAGCGTTTATCCTTGTTTCTGTTGCTGTTATTGTTCTTCGCGTAAAACAGCCGGACTTGCCGCGCGCTTTCCGCTGCCCAGCGGTTCCGTTTATACCAATCTTGGCCATTTTGTTCTGTGGATTCCTAATTTTCCAACTAGGCCAAGCAACAATTATCCGCTTTATCATTTGGTTATTGATCGGTGTAGTAATTTACTTTGTCTACTCGAGAAAGAATTCAAACTTAAACCCAGATAAGAAATAATAAAACAAACGAAAACGCCGGAGCTGAAAATCAGCGCCGGCGTTTTTTAACTTCCACTAACATATTCTCTTTTTAGTATAGAATACATGGCCAAATCGACAAATTCTCCGTTTATAATCATATGTTGCCGGGCTACCCCTTCACGCTGCATGCCAAGTTTTTCTACGACTCGCTGTGATTGAAAATTATCCAACATGATCGGCGCTTCCACTTTGTTAAGCTCCATTTTTTGAAATCCATAATCCAATAAAGACTTAGCTGCTTCGAGTATCAGGCCGCTTCCCCAATAATTATGCGATAAAATATAGGCAAGCTCCGCTTTATGCCTTTTCGGCAGCCAATTGATAAAATCAATCGTGCCTATCATTTTTCCCTCACTCTTCAACTCAATTGCCCATGTCAGTTTTCTCTTCTTTCCATAGGACTCTGTCAGGAAAGCTAAAAACGCTTTCGTATCTTCTACAGATTTATGCACTTCCCATGGCACAAAACGGGATACCATCGGCTCAGATGCATACTCAAACATATCTTCAGCGTCAGCCAACGTCAGCTTCCGAAGAATCAAGCGCTCGGTTTCCAGAACAGGAAAGTGGTTATCGGTTTCGTATGTATCAGCCATTCTTCCATTCCTCCAAAAATTTATTTTCTAATAAGTTCCATTAACTTCTGTTAAATCGGCTTAAATAGCGTTTCTATTTTTCTCAGTATTATTTACAATAGGAAAAGACGACAAGGAGATGAGCTTAATGACTACAATCGGATTAGTTCGGCACGGCATCACTGAATGGAATTTGCTTGGAATCGCTCAAGGCAGTTCCGATATTGCGTTGAATGAAACAGGGCGGCAGCAAGCGGTTGCGCTTGCGGAAAGGCTGGCGCTCGAATCCTGGGATATAATCGTTTCCAGCGATTTGGCACGTGCTAAAGAAACAGCCCAAATCATTTCGGACCGCCTTAACTTGCCCATCAGCTTTTTGGACCCGCGGCTCCGCGAAATGAACGGCGGGAAAATCGAAGGCACCACAGAAGAAGAACGCCTCGAAAAATGGGGTCAGAATTGGCGTGCTTTAGATCTTGGCATGGAAAGTTCAGAAGAAGTTGCTGCACGTGCAAGCAAATTTTTAGAAGAAATCCTCCAAAGCCATAAAGGCAAACGGGTCCTAATAGTAAGCCACGGCGGATTGATCGGCATAACGCTAAAGAGCCTGCTTCCTGAGCGCTTTACAAAAACCCATATGGGCAACACATCCATCACAATTCTCGAGAACTTGGAAAACCGGTGGGACTGCACCTTGTACAATTGCACAAAACATCTACCTGTAAGCAGTCAAACAAATTAAAATACCCCCGGCCACTATCTCAGTTGCCGGGATTTTTATCGTTTTATAAAAGAGGGCTTCCCCTCCACATCCGATCGGTTTAGTCTTAGCTGATTCAGGAAGTTTTTAAAATGCTTTTATGACATAAAAACCGTTCACGCCCGGGATATTTTTCGCCTAAACTTTTTGTTCCAAATCCGCTTTTCCGGTAAAATACGACAGCGTCTTGATCAGTTTCAGCAAAAATATACGAAATCCTGTATTTTTCACAAACAAACCCAATCATTTTGCCGCCAATCTGATTGCCTCTATGTTCAGGAAAGACTGCAATGTGTTTGATTTCAATGCTCGTTTCCGATTTAAATTCAATGCCAATGCAACCGACAATTACTTGTTCTATTTTACAAACATAGAATTTCCGCTCTGTTGTATTTATGTAGGTTTTGTATGCTTCGCCTGCTCGTGAAGAGGCAAAAGACAAGAGTTCCATCATTTCCGGCTGGAAAGCAGACCGAACCTCGCTTATGTGCATTTTCCTGCTTCACTCCTTTTACTGATTACTAGCATAGGTTCCCGCTGTCGACACGTTCACTTTCCAGGAAACCATCGTTGTACTGTCCCTGACGCCGTTTTCCTGGATTGTCTTCAACAAAGTTTGAATACTGTCGGAATGTGGAACATCCGCAAATGCTTCGGCTAAATCCTGCGGATTGGAATACGGTTTTCCCGGGCATTCAACCAAGCCATCTGTCGTGACAAACAAATGGTTCTCGCCTTTTCGCAGTTCTTTTGTGCCGCTGCTATAGCAAGGCACTTGCTGTTCAAATGTATTGACTTGTCCCACCCATTCATAAAAATGTCTCTGGTTCAGCTGGAACTGCCCCATTGCCGCCAGTTCCCGGTGAAACAAATACAAAATACAGTCACCGATTGAAAACCACCAGACAAATTTGCCTTTCCGTACGACAATCATGCAGGCCGTTTCTCCTTGAATTTCCTGGCATGCTCTCCGGAATTTTTCGTTTTGAAAAACGGCTAAAATCCGTTCTTCCAAGTTTTTAAAATAGTTCAAGGCAAGCGATTCAACCAAGAGATTTTCCAGACTGGCCTTGTTTCGGTGAAATTCCTCCACCACCAGCTCTGCACTCTCGGCCGTATGATGGGCATCCAGAACCATGACAAATTCCCAGCCTTGCTCTTGGTTTGCCCACACTATGCATGCATCCTCATTTTTGTATTGGCCCGCTTTTGAATTTCCGCCGAAACGCCCGATGATGATTTCGTCTAACTGCTGCAGATCCGGCTCATCGACAAAATCTTGTTCGCTGCCAACCCATTTAAAATCCTTTAGCCCAACTTCCATCGCCGCGTCCTCTTTTCATACATTTTAGAAAATTATAGTTTATCAACGACCCTTTTGGAAGTTTTTTCTATATCATCACAATAAATATTCGCATTCTTTTCTCTTCCAGTTCTTCATGAGCTTCCGCTCTTTCTACATGAACTTTTTGCTTCTATACATGAAAAATTATTTTTTCAAAAGAAAAAGCCCTCCATATCCAGAGGGCTCTTGCCGTTATTTCAAATTGTCATTCAAGATGCCTTCTTCCAGCACCTCGGATTTATCTCCATATACTTTTGTCAAATGACTACTTCCCCACATGCATAAAGCATCCAAGATACCAGTCAGACTTGATCCGTATTCACTCAACTCATATTCCACTTTAGGCGGCACCTGGTTGTAAACGATGCGGTCAATAACGCCGTCCGCTTCCAGTTCACGCAGTTGCTGCGTCAACATCTTCTGTGTAATGTCCGGCATTAAGCGCTTGAGCTCGCTTGTTCGTTTTTTTCCGCGCATCAAATGGCACAAAATAACACATTTCCATTTGCCCCCAATTACTTCTAACGTAGCCTCGACGGATATATTGTATTTCTTCTGTTTAATCATACTTGCTCCTTTTCCATAGGCACTAAAAAGTACCTATCGTACTTTTTGGTGTCTATAGCACTTTAAAGTGCGTACTTTTCTTTTTTAACCCTGTCTCCCATACTAACATTTATCGATTGAAAATAATTGAAATTAATCTTTTGGGAGGAAAAATTCATTGGATAAAAAAAGAAGTTATTACGCGCTATTGGCGCTTGCACTCAGTGCTTTTGCTATCGGAACCACTGAGTTTATCAGTGTCGGCCTGTTGCCGATGATTGCCGATGATTTAGACATACCTATCACAACTGCTGGTTTAACAGTGACGCTTTACGCGCTCGGCGTCATGTTTGGAGCGCCTGTCCTGACGTCACTTACCTCCAATATGTCCCGGAAATCGCTGTTGCTGTGGATTATGGTGGTCTTTATCATAGGCAACGGGATGGCCGCAAGTGCTTCGACTATTGGCTTTTTGCTGACAGCTCGCATCATTTCAGCATTTGCCCACGGAATTTTCATGTCCATCGGTGCAACAATTGCCGCTGACTTGGTTCCGGAAAATAAACGGGCGAGCGCCATCGCCATCATGTTCACCGGGTTGACTGTCGCCACTGTAACAGGTGTACCGTTCGGGACATTCCTTGGGCAACTTTTCGGTTGGCGTGCAGCATTCATCGCGATTTTCGCCATTGGCATCATCGCGCTCATTGGAAATGCGATTCTTGTACCACGCGATTTGCAAAAAGCCGCTCGCACAACGTTGCGTGACCAAGTAAAACTTCTAACAAATGGACGGCTTTTATTGGTTTTCGCCATCACTGCATTGGGGTATGGAGGAACATTCGTAGTTTTCACTTACCTGTCCCCGCTGCTTCAAGAGATAACAGGTTTCAAAGCCGGAACCGTAACGGTCATTTTATTGGTCTACGGCATTGCCATCGCTTTCGGCAATACCATCGGCGGCAAATTGGCCAACCGCAACCCAGTAAATGCATTGTTTTATATGTTTCTGATTCAAGCTGTCGTCCTCATGACCCTGACGTTTACAGCGCCATTTAAAATCGCCGGTCTGATCACCATCATTTTAATGGGGCTATTCGCTTTTATGAACGTACCGGGCCTTCAAGTTTATGTGGTGATTTTGGCGAAGCGCTATGTTCCAAGTGCCGTGGACGTAGCATCCGCCATTAATATCGCGGCATTTAACGCCGGTATTGCACTCGGTGCTTACTTAGGCGGCGCTATTGCCGACTCCATTGGCCTTATCCATACCGCTTGGGCTGGAAGCGCCATGGTGTTCGCTGCCGTCCTATTAACTGGACTTAGCCGAGCACTTGAGCAACGAGATCAAAAATCACATACATTAAGCATTAACAAGCAAAAGAGTGCAGCAATCTAATCTCGTTATTTTTACCATCAAAGGAGGAGTAAAATGAAAAAAAGTTTACAGGACACAACAACTTTGAATAATGGTGTTGAAATGCCATGGTTCGGCCTCGGTGTATTTAGAGTGGATCAAGGCCCTGACGCGGTAAATTCAGTCCGCTGGGCGATTAAGCACGGGTATCGCAGCATTGATACTGCCGCTATTTACGGCAACGAGGAAGCAGTCGGGCAAGGAATCCGTGAAGGTTTGGAAGAAACCGGATTGACTCGGGAAGACTTGTTCATCACATCGAAAGTATGGAATTCCGAATTGGCGTATGGCGATGCACTAGCCGCCTATGACGCCAGCCTGGAGCGCCTTGGCTTGGATTATTTGGATTTGTACCTCGTCCACTGGCCAAAGCCTGGAAAATACAAAGATGGCTGGAGAGCCCTTGAAACGCTTTATAAAGAGAAGCGGGTTAAAGCGATCGGTGTCAGCAACTTCCAGATTCATCACCTTAAAGATGTGCTGGAAGATGCAGAAATTGTTCCGATGGTGAACCAGATTGAATACCACCCGTACTTGACACAAACAGAGCTTCACGCCTTTTGCAAAGAACAGGATATTCAAGTCGAAGCTTGGTCGCCTTTAATGGCCGGCGCATTGCTTGATCAGCCGGTGCTGCAGGAAATTGCAGATAAGCACAATAAAACGATTGCTCAAGTGATTTTACGCTGGGATCTTCAAAACGACGTGGTAACCATTCCTAAATCGATAAAAGAACACCGCATTATTGAAAACGCAGATATCTTCGATTTCGAACTGTCTGAAGAAGAAGTCGACCGCATTTTTGATTTGAATCAAAATAGCCGTTGCGGTGCAGATCCAGATAATTTCGATTTTTAACCAGCAGCAGGCGCTTTCCGTTAATCCGGAAAGCGCCTGTTTTTTCAATATTGTATGGTTGAGTCTGCAGTTTTTTCTTTGGCCACTTCAACTCGGTTCTTCCCGCGAGATTTCGCTTCATAAAGTGCAAAATCGGCCTGTTCTTTTAACGCTTCAATTTGCACTTCATTTTCCACTTCTCCGGTCGCTATGCCGATACTGACCGTCACGTAATCTGCAACTGTAGAAAATTCATGGAGAATCTTCAGTTTCCCCATAGAAGACACG includes these proteins:
- a CDS encoding GGDEF domain-containing protein; the protein is MTLGGNLFSIFGGAIATSWLLLTAQRNSNTDKPFWFLLAAGTYNFFLAEFLWLTHENLLNIEVPFPGLPDLFFLLQIGFYLAAFIYKVIKEKQQLDFIKFIFDILIVMTVASTFSWHFLLQPFISVSEVSAFSLAVTLAYPIGDLALLFGVGVLFLGMQQAGFNKTIFFLFVGWFIQILADSSFLYFVAKDDYSSGGLIDPLFTLAVLLVGFAGLVERERTTENQALPIQKSSNRVLSTFRIVFPYLNVTILFVLMISRSDGIDSLTIGSGISILLIVIRQIFVLTENQKLLHQVHAKKEAPEFHISETRLQFLAYHDSLTGLANRALFEEMLKQAVSDAKLYGSSFAVMFLDLDNFKKINDTMGHDAGDQLLILIADRLKESTRKNDVVARLGGDEFTILIRDVSSPQNTAVIAEKILRSLSLPHLVNGEKITSSPSIGIALYPLNGTTPAALLKKADMAMYQVKDNGKGHYQLFEEDSVVAVNRKTTECR
- a CDS encoding amino acid transporter, producing MANSLFRRTSIPAMQATAAKGSALSKELGAFDLTMLGIGAIIGTGIFVLTGTGALTAGPALTISFIIAALACFFAALSYAEFASTVPVSGSVYTYTYATLGEFIAFIIGWDLILEYLLAVSAVSVGWSGYFQSLLGGFGINLPTALSAAPGAVQGATTYFNLPAFLIIMLITFLLSIGVKESKRVNNVMVVIKVSVVLLFIAVAVTYVKPVNWQPFTPFGFDGVFAAAALVFFAFIGFDAVASAAEETKNPKRDLPRGIIFSLLICTLLYVIVSAIMTGVVPFAQFAQAVDHPISLVLQLSGQNWVAGLVDLGAILGMTTVMLVMLYGQTRVMFAMSRDGLMPKIFSKVNLKTHTPLRATWIFGIIAGLLGGLIRLDELAKLVNIGTLSAFILVSVAVIVLRVKQPDLPRAFRCPAVPFIPILAILFCGFLIFQLGQATIIRFIIWLLIGVVIYFVYSRKNSNLNPDKK
- a CDS encoding GNAT family N-acetyltransferase, which encodes MADTYETDNHFPVLETERLILRKLTLADAEDMFEYASEPMVSRFVPWEVHKSVEDTKAFLAFLTESYGKKRKLTWAIELKSEGKMIGTIDFINWLPKRHKAELAYILSHNYWGSGLILEAAKSLLDYGFQKMELNKVEAPIMLDNFQSQRVVEKLGMQREGVARQHMIINGEFVDLAMYSILKREYVSGS
- a CDS encoding histidine phosphatase family protein, producing MTTIGLVRHGITEWNLLGIAQGSSDIALNETGRQQAVALAERLALESWDIIVSSDLARAKETAQIISDRLNLPISFLDPRLREMNGGKIEGTTEEERLEKWGQNWRALDLGMESSEEVAARASKFLEEILQSHKGKRVLIVSHGGLIGITLKSLLPERFTKTHMGNTSITILENLENRWDCTLYNCTKHLPVSSQTN
- a CDS encoding GNAT family N-acetyltransferase, which encodes MHISEVRSAFQPEMMELLSFASSRAGEAYKTYINTTERKFYVCKIEQVIVGCIGIEFKSETSIEIKHIAVFPEHRGNQIGGKMIGFVCEKYRISYIFAETDQDAVVFYRKSGFGTKSLGEKYPGRERFLCHKSILKTS
- a CDS encoding protein phosphatase 2C domain-containing protein; translation: MEVGLKDFKWVGSEQDFVDEPDLQQLDEIIIGRFGGNSKAGQYKNEDACIVWANQEQGWEFVMVLDAHHTAESAELVVEEFHRNKASLENLLVESLALNYFKNLEERILAVFQNEKFRRACQEIQGETACMIVVRKGKFVWWFSIGDCILYLFHRELAAMGQFQLNQRHFYEWVGQVNTFEQQVPCYSSGTKELRKGENHLFVTTDGLVECPGKPYSNPQDLAEAFADVPHSDSIQTLLKTIQENGVRDSTTMVSWKVNVSTAGTYASNQ
- a CDS encoding winged helix-turn-helix transcriptional regulator; protein product: MKQKKYNISVEATLEVIGGKWKCVILCHLMRGKKRTSELKRLMPDITQKMLTQQLRELEADGVIDRIVYNQVPPKVEYELSEYGSSLTGILDALCMWGSSHLTKVYGDKSEVLEEGILNDNLK
- a CDS encoding MFS transporter; translated protein: MDKKRSYYALLALALSAFAIGTTEFISVGLLPMIADDLDIPITTAGLTVTLYALGVMFGAPVLTSLTSNMSRKSLLLWIMVVFIIGNGMAASASTIGFLLTARIISAFAHGIFMSIGATIAADLVPENKRASAIAIMFTGLTVATVTGVPFGTFLGQLFGWRAAFIAIFAIGIIALIGNAILVPRDLQKAARTTLRDQVKLLTNGRLLLVFAITALGYGGTFVVFTYLSPLLQEITGFKAGTVTVILLVYGIAIAFGNTIGGKLANRNPVNALFYMFLIQAVVLMTLTFTAPFKIAGLITIILMGLFAFMNVPGLQVYVVILAKRYVPSAVDVASAINIAAFNAGIALGAYLGGAIADSIGLIHTAWAGSAMVFAAVLLTGLSRALEQRDQKSHTLSINKQKSAAI
- a CDS encoding aldo/keto reductase translates to MKKSLQDTTTLNNGVEMPWFGLGVFRVDQGPDAVNSVRWAIKHGYRSIDTAAIYGNEEAVGQGIREGLEETGLTREDLFITSKVWNSELAYGDALAAYDASLERLGLDYLDLYLVHWPKPGKYKDGWRALETLYKEKRVKAIGVSNFQIHHLKDVLEDAEIVPMVNQIEYHPYLTQTELHAFCKEQDIQVEAWSPLMAGALLDQPVLQEIADKHNKTIAQVILRWDLQNDVVTIPKSIKEHRIIENADIFDFELSEEEVDRIFDLNQNSRCGADPDNFDF